From a single Nicotiana tomentosiformis chromosome 2, ASM39032v3, whole genome shotgun sequence genomic region:
- the LOC104094581 gene encoding uncharacterized protein: MEEVQIRISQGPLIRKVTVKTNTTILMMILLCMRTVRRMSRELQDEYNRQVEESEGFDITLDLTLGAGIGAPILPQRGNEGDPIFVDLSRRAIENFNSQNATTYRYVKNVTVNTSYAAGMWCYITFEARDADANATTDDDSSALKTFQALAWWGIDGERDVRYCRFKKPSTH, encoded by the exons ATGGAGGAGGTCCAAATCAGAATTTCGCAAGGTCCATTGATAAGGAAGGTGACGGTGAAGACGAATACTACGATTCTGATGATGATCTTGTTATGTATGCGGACGGTTCGCAGAATGAGCCGTGAGCTTCAGGACGAGTATAACCGGCAGGTCGAGGAGAGCGAG GGTTTTGATATTACTCTGGATTTGACTTTGGGTGCTGGTATTGGGGCTCCAATTTTGCCACAACGGGGTAACGAGGGCGACCCAATATTTGTTGACCTCTCCCGCAGAGCCATTGAAAATTTCAATTCACAGAAT GCTACAACATACCGATATGTGAAAAATGTGACTGTGAACACTTCATATGCTGCTGGGATGTGGTGTTACATCACCTTTGAAGCCAGGGATGCTGATGCAAATGCTACTACGGATGATGATTCCAGTGCTCTAAAGACCTTTCAAGCATTGGCGTGGTGGGGAATTGATGGAGAGAGAGATGTGAGATATTGCAGGTTTAAGAAACCTTCCACTCATTGA